Proteins encoded by one window of Sulfurimonas crateris:
- a CDS encoding type I secretion system permease/ATPase has translation MSSKLENPLLESLVIFTKLYNRPYSADALIADLPIPPGRTTPKLFSLDAKGSKSAFHRAAGRAGFSSKLVDYSFKDISPLLLPVILILKGDENGERACILTEISPDRKYAKIILPEAGEGENWVESEFLEAEYINFAFLLKHNHQYQGDHNRLLKHDDHHWFWGTMRYFSGIYVDVIIASLLINLFVMATPIFTLNVYDRVVPNNAMDTLWVFATGIIVIYIFDIMLKFLRSYFLENAAKKSDVIMSSIIYEHVLNLKIASKPRSVGSFANNLKDFDSIRGFFTASSIATIIDLPFTIIFLFIIYIIGGWMIAIPIVSALIIVIYSIFVEKPMRRSVQSTYEASAHKNSVLIESLTALETIKALGISGQYQWKWEEATGDVAQKGLKSKILSNSISTFVNFIVQLNTIALIIGGVYAIGDNNLTMGGLIAVVMLGSRMLAPLGQVAALIANFQQTKTAYDVINSIMKLSVEREESKNFVQRPLFKGKIEFKNVTFIYPDTDNKVLDDVSFVINPGESVGIIGTNGSGKTTIEKLILGLYEPTEGSILIDGIDIKQIDPADLRRNISYVPQEVILFQGTLKENIILRSPGASDDEILEVAKLSGVSYFADSHPMGYDMRIGERGDGLSGGQKQSISIARAFIHPAPIILLDEPTNSMDSTHENHFIRAMSSYEKDRTMILISHKNILLTLTKRLILLDRGKVVLDGPYEDVMKQLRSPKKSSQ, from the coding sequence TTGAGTAGTAAACTAGAGAACCCTCTTCTTGAGAGTTTGGTGATATTCACCAAGCTCTACAATCGTCCATACAGTGCCGATGCTCTTATAGCAGATCTGCCTATCCCACCGGGAAGAACCACTCCTAAACTTTTTTCACTTGACGCAAAAGGCTCAAAATCAGCATTTCACCGTGCGGCTGGGCGTGCCGGATTTAGCTCTAAATTAGTAGACTACTCATTTAAAGATATATCCCCTCTTCTGCTGCCCGTAATCCTGATCTTAAAAGGTGATGAGAATGGTGAGAGAGCCTGCATCTTAACTGAGATAAGTCCAGATAGAAAATATGCAAAAATCATCCTGCCAGAAGCCGGAGAGGGAGAGAACTGGGTTGAGAGTGAGTTTTTAGAAGCGGAATATATAAATTTTGCGTTTCTTCTTAAACATAATCACCAATACCAAGGTGATCACAACCGCCTCTTAAAGCATGATGATCATCACTGGTTCTGGGGGACAATGAGGTACTTTTCCGGTATATACGTAGATGTAATAATCGCCTCTTTGCTTATAAATCTTTTTGTTATGGCAACGCCTATTTTTACTCTAAACGTATATGACAGAGTAGTACCAAACAATGCAATGGACACGCTTTGGGTATTTGCAACCGGTATAATCGTCATCTATATTTTTGACATAATGCTGAAGTTCCTTCGCTCATACTTTCTTGAAAATGCCGCAAAAAAAAGCGACGTAATTATGTCCTCTATCATTTACGAGCATGTACTAAATCTAAAAATAGCCTCAAAGCCGCGATCAGTCGGCTCATTTGCAAACAATTTAAAGGATTTTGACTCCATAAGAGGCTTTTTTACGGCATCTTCTATCGCAACTATAATAGATCTGCCTTTTACCATCATATTCCTCTTTATTATCTACATAATAGGCGGCTGGATGATAGCCATTCCTATAGTAAGTGCGCTTATAATTGTGATCTACAGCATATTTGTAGAGAAACCCATGAGAAGAAGCGTGCAAAGCACTTATGAAGCTTCTGCTCACAAAAACTCTGTACTTATAGAGTCACTTACTGCTCTAGAGACCATAAAAGCGCTTGGAATAAGCGGACAGTATCAGTGGAAATGGGAAGAAGCAACAGGAGATGTTGCTCAAAAAGGGCTTAAATCCAAAATACTCTCAAACTCCATCTCGACATTTGTAAATTTCATCGTTCAGCTAAATACTATTGCACTAATTATCGGCGGTGTTTATGCCATAGGGGACAATAATCTGACTATGGGAGGGCTGATCGCAGTTGTTATGCTTGGTTCAAGAATGCTCGCTCCTTTGGGTCAAGTAGCTGCACTTATCGCAAATTTTCAGCAGACAAAAACCGCTTATGACGTTATCAACTCCATTATGAAGCTCTCTGTTGAGCGTGAAGAGTCAAAAAACTTTGTACAGCGTCCACTCTTTAAAGGAAAGATAGAGTTTAAAAACGTAACTTTTATCTATCCTGACACCGACAACAAAGTCCTTGATGATGTAAGCTTTGTTATTAACCCCGGGGAGTCTGTAGGAATTATAGGGACAAACGGTTCGGGAAAGACAACCATAGAGAAGCTTATTCTCGGGCTTTACGAACCAACGGAAGGCTCCATACTGATAGACGGCATAGATATAAAGCAGATAGACCCTGCTGATTTGAGACGCAATATATCTTATGTACCTCAGGAGGTTATTCTGTTTCAAGGAACTCTAAAAGAGAACATTATACTACGCTCTCCAGGTGCGAGCGATGATGAGATCTTAGAAGTTGCCAAACTAAGCGGTGTAAGCTACTTTGCAGACTCTCATCCGATGGGATATGATATGCGCATAGGAGAGAGAGGTGATGGTCTATCAGGAGGACAAAAACAGTCTATTTCAATAGCACGTGCCTTTATACATCCAGCGCCTATTATACTTCTTGACGAACCTACAAACTCAATGGACAGCACACATGAAAACCACTTTATAAGAGCTATGAGCAGTTATGAGAAGGATCGTACTATGATACTGATCTCTCACAAAAACATACTGCTGACACTAACTAAAAGATTGATCCTCTTAGATAGAGGCAAAGTTGTTCTGGATGGCCCGTATGAAGATGTTATGAAACAATTAAGATCCCCTAAAAAGAGTAGTCAATGA
- a CDS encoding TolC family outer membrane protein — MKQLTLLSVVLVPMLVSAMTITEAVQKAVETHPQIEMKKEDKNTQSKLLTRAKAGYLPSVDLSYSVGPEATKTVNNDGIREHLTRQDASAVLTQSLFAGFETELGVKQQKALILSASDGVKESANELALSTVTYYLDVLKNYELYQISKENVEVHKKYLSQIEEKVNAGVGRSSDYKQTLARYENALSIQYLAEQNYINSISSFERILPGAVTAADLQKPSTGEIPANDIESLVDIAMQNNPTIHVSQADIQAANAALKRSNAPYYPKADIKMEAYWNKNVHGIATDAPTQSTVEEDSGYNALLVLSYNIFNGFADKANIEANRHRVLNKNSTLADAKRYIKAHTEIAYKTFELTKKQLVHLDNTVEASAQTVADYQKENELGRRSIIDLLNIELEYNNARNRRATAEYERLLAYYQILAYTGKILEEMSVVVE; from the coding sequence ATGAAGCAGTTAACATTACTATCAGTGGTTTTAGTGCCTATGCTCGTAAGTGCGATGACAATTACGGAGGCGGTACAAAAGGCGGTTGAGACTCATCCTCAGATCGAGATGAAAAAAGAGGACAAAAATACTCAAAGCAAGCTTTTAACAAGAGCAAAAGCGGGTTATCTTCCCTCAGTCGATCTCTCTTACTCAGTAGGTCCTGAAGCTACAAAGACCGTTAATAATGACGGCATAAGAGAGCATCTGACCCGTCAGGATGCCTCTGCAGTTTTAACACAGAGCCTTTTTGCAGGTTTTGAAACAGAACTTGGAGTAAAACAGCAGAAAGCTCTTATCTTATCTGCAAGCGACGGTGTTAAAGAGAGTGCGAACGAACTTGCTCTCTCAACTGTCACTTACTATCTTGACGTTCTAAAGAACTATGAACTCTATCAGATCTCAAAAGAGAATGTAGAAGTTCATAAGAAGTATCTATCACAGATAGAGGAGAAGGTAAATGCAGGAGTCGGACGCAGCTCGGACTACAAACAGACGCTTGCTCGTTATGAGAACGCTCTTAGCATACAGTATCTTGCAGAACAGAACTACATAAACTCGATCTCCAGTTTTGAGCGCATCCTGCCTGGTGCTGTAACGGCGGCTGATTTACAAAAACCTTCTACAGGTGAGATTCCTGCCAACGACATAGAGTCATTGGTTGATATCGCAATGCAAAACAATCCTACCATCCATGTTTCACAAGCTGACATCCAAGCTGCAAATGCGGCACTAAAGCGCTCAAATGCGCCTTACTACCCAAAAGCGGACATTAAGATGGAGGCGTACTGGAACAAGAACGTTCACGGTATAGCAACCGATGCCCCTACTCAAAGTACGGTCGAAGAGGATTCAGGCTATAACGCTCTTTTAGTTCTTAGCTACAATATCTTTAACGGTTTTGCCGACAAAGCGAATATAGAAGCCAACAGACACAGAGTTCTAAACAAGAACAGCACGCTTGCAGATGCAAAACGCTATATAAAAGCTCATACAGAGATAGCATACAAAACGTTTGAGCTCACAAAAAAGCAGCTTGTTCATCTTGACAACACTGTAGAAGCGAGTGCTCAGACAGTTGCCGATTATCAAAAAGAGAATGAGCTTGGCAGAAGAAGCATCATAGACCTTTTAAATATCGAACTTGAGTATAACAACGCAAGAAACAGAAGAGCGACAGCCGAGTATGAGCGTCTACTGGCTTATTACCAGATCCTTGCATATACAGGAAAAATATTAGAAGAGATGAGCGTAGTAGTTGAGTAG
- a CDS encoding diguanylate cyclase, whose amino-acid sequence MKQFFQNISIKSKLIFLLSLSAFVALFISYLVMNVYHVKKDMEWSVASTSNLAKVSAKNIAAALTFLDEKAVESILMPTLANEDIVSIRVYDTQANCFVSLGEDSQVKTKRTVQELLEIKEVSSNIDLKFIEVVSVISLGDERIGYLEIIKMTSSIKKKFYEQLLFSVFVIFLTLVVIFFLSVWFEKIFSKPIYLLLDAMKNIQHNANYNACIVSDSKDEFNALYKEFNKLMQEVQKRDAVLKQNNLSLENLVYSTANELEKTREDLKEFTALAEIDSLSGLANRRVAMQRFEQMLEIAKQNAHHIGVLMADMDHFKNINDIYGHQVGDEVIKAVASVLLENIRKTDLAARIGGEEFLILFDNGDAKVVYEIAQRIREKIEKMPIKVINFDVFHITISLGFCSVIPKDETLEELFKEADDALYRAKREGRNRVVAADRA is encoded by the coding sequence TTGAAACAATTTTTTCAAAATATTTCCATAAAGTCTAAACTCATTTTTCTGCTCAGCCTTAGTGCTTTTGTGGCTCTCTTTATCTCCTATCTTGTTATGAACGTCTACCATGTCAAAAAAGATATGGAGTGGAGTGTCGCTTCTACTTCAAATCTGGCAAAGGTAAGCGCTAAAAATATTGCTGCGGCTCTTACATTTTTGGATGAAAAAGCTGTGGAGTCAATATTGATGCCCACGCTTGCAAATGAAGATATAGTCTCTATCAGAGTGTATGACACACAAGCCAACTGCTTTGTCTCTTTGGGCGAAGATTCTCAAGTTAAAACAAAAAGAACAGTTCAAGAGCTTTTAGAGATCAAAGAGGTAAGCTCAAATATTGATCTTAAATTTATAGAAGTTGTCTCTGTCATCTCTTTAGGAGATGAGAGAATAGGGTATTTAGAGATTATAAAAATGACTTCGAGCATAAAGAAGAAGTTCTATGAACAACTTCTCTTCTCTGTTTTTGTGATCTTTTTAACACTTGTGGTGATCTTTTTTCTATCTGTTTGGTTTGAAAAGATCTTCTCAAAACCTATTTACCTGCTTCTTGATGCGATGAAAAACATACAGCACAACGCTAACTATAATGCATGTATCGTCTCAGATTCAAAAGATGAGTTCAATGCACTCTACAAAGAGTTTAATAAGCTTATGCAAGAGGTTCAAAAAAGAGATGCCGTCTTAAAACAAAACAATCTAAGTCTTGAAAATCTGGTCTACTCTACTGCAAATGAGCTTGAAAAAACAAGAGAAGATTTAAAAGAGTTCACAGCCCTAGCAGAGATAGACTCTCTAAGCGGACTTGCAAACAGAAGAGTTGCAATGCAGAGATTTGAGCAGATGCTAGAAATTGCAAAACAAAATGCTCATCATATAGGCGTTTTGATGGCAGATATGGATCATTTTAAAAATATAAATGACATATATGGTCATCAGGTCGGTGACGAGGTAATAAAAGCGGTTGCTTCTGTATTATTGGAAAACATTAGAAAAACAGACCTCGCCGCAAGAATTGGCGGTGAGGAGTTTTTAATCCTTTTTGATAATGGAGATGCAAAAGTTGTTTATGAGATCGCGCAAAGAATAAGAGAAAAAATTGAAAAAATGCCGATAAAAGTAATAAACTTTGATGTTTTTCATATAACGATCAGTCTAGGCTTTTGCTCCGTTATTCCAAAAGATGAGACTCTTGAAGAACTTTTTAAAGAGGCTGATGACGCGCTTTATAGAGCAAAAAGAGAGGGAAGAAACAGAGTCGTGGCGGCAGACAGAGCATGA